From the Cryptomeria japonica chromosome 2, Sugi_1.0, whole genome shotgun sequence genome, one window contains:
- the LOC131034027 gene encoding uncharacterized protein LOC131034027: MKGGNVVVNTFSKHVVLDNGIVKVTLSKPHGAVTEIEYGGISNLMETLNVESHRGYWDINWKEAGGHLKLDLIEGSEFSVVTATEEQAEVSFVRRWDSSLQGSSRIPVNIDLRYILLRGSSGFYAYAIYERPSGFPACELVQTRMVFRLGKDKFDYMVISDHKQREMPTEDDRKPGRCRKLAYPEAVWLTNPVNSDFKGQVDCKYQYSLENKDGGVYGWISSSRSTSTNPMVGFWVIFPSHEFRNGGPNKQNLTLHAGPICLAMFHSSHYIGDNSSKFGEGEAWQKVFGPVYIHLNSSVDRPSLWQDAKNQKLLQEQLWPYTFPASPGFIKKEERCSIMGRLWVNDKFISSEAFPADSAYVGLAAQGENGSWQMESKGYQFWTKTDKNGNFQIHNICPNQYNLYGWVPNIVGDYKNETILTLSPGSSTNLGDLTYTPPRNGATIWEIGFPDRTATKFYVPQPKPMYSNTFFLNSEKFRQYGLWERYADLFPNSDLVYTVGVDDYRKDWFFAHVTRKQGDGTNEATTWQVKFNLDKVIKNGHYTLLISIASSTASDLQVYFNNPNLQLPHFETHQIGKDNSIARHGSHGLYQIFNVQVDYSWLSPGNNTIFLKQRIHTSPFNGILYDYIRLEQPTT; this comes from the exons ATGAAAGGAGGAAACGTGGTCGTCAATACTTTCTCTAAACAT GTGGTTTTGGATAACGGTATAGTGAAGGTGACATTATCAAAACCGCATGGAGCAGTAACTGAGATTGAATATGGCGGCATAAGCAATCTCATGGAGACTCTCAATGTAGAGTCTCACAGAGG GTACTGGGATATCAACTGGAAGGAAGCAGGAGGTCATCTCAAACTTGATTT GATCGAGGGGAGTGAATTCAGTGTGGTCACAGCTACTGAAGAGCAGGCTGAAGTTTCCTTTGTCCGAAGATGGGACTCTTCTTTGCAAGGGAGTTCCAGAATTCCAGTCAACATAGATTTGAG GTATATCTTGCTTCGTGGGAGTTCAGGTTTCTATGCTTATGCAATATACGAAAGGCCTTCAGGTTTTCCTGCCTGCGAACTAGTGCAAACTCGTATGGTGTTCAGGTTGGGCAAGGACAA ATTTGACTATATGGTAATATCAGACCATAAACAGAGAGAGATGCCAACAGAAGATGACAGAAAGCCAGGGCGGTGCCGAAAACTTGCATACCCAGAAGCTGTGTGGCTCACCAATCCAGTTAACTCAGATTTCAAGGGTCAG GTGGATTGCAAATATCAGTATTCTCTGGAGAATAAGGATGGAGGAGTATATGGATGGATTAGCAGTAGCAGGAGCACCAGCACAAATCCAATGGTTGGCTTTTGGGTTATTTTCCCAAGTCATGAGTTTCGAAATGGAGGGCCTAACAAGCAAAACTTAACACTCCATGCTGGACCTATTTGCCTCGCT ATGTTTCATAGTAGTCATTATATTGGTGACAACTCTTCCAAGTTTGGTGAAGGAGAAGCCTGGCAGAAGGTTTTTGGTCCAGTTTATATTCATTTGAATTCATCTGTAGATAGACCTTCACTTTGGCAAGATGCAAAGAACCAG AAACTCCTTCAGGAACAACTTTGGCCTTACACATTTCCTGCTTCTCCTGGTTTTATAAAGAAGGAAGAAAGGTGTTCCATCATGGGAAGATTGtgggttaatgataaatttatctCTTCAGAAGCCTTTCCGGCTGATTCTGCATATGTAGGATTAGCTGCACAGGGTGAGAATGGATCATGGCAAATGGAAAGTAAG GGATATCAATTTTGGACAAAGACTGATAAAAATGGCAACTTTCAAATACATAATATCTGTCCCAACCAGTATAATTTGTACGGATGGGTACCAAATATAGTTGGCGATTACAAGAACGAGACAATCCTCACACTTTCTCCAG GTTCATCAACTAATCTTGGTGATCTAACATACACACCACCAAGAAACGGAGCAACCATATGGGAAATAGGCTTTCCTGACAGAACTGCAACAAAATTCTATGTTCCACAGCCAAAACCAATGTATTCAAACACATTCTTTTTGAATAGTGAAAA GTTTCGTCAGTATGGACTTTGGGAAAGATATGCAGACCTATTTCCTAATAGTGATCTAGTATATACAGTTGGAGTTGATGACTATAGAAAGGATTGGTTTTTTGCACATGTTACAAG GAAGCAAGGTGATGGAACAAATGAAGCAACAACATGGCAAGTGAAGTTTAATCTTGATAAAGTAATAAAGAATGGACATTATACATTGCTCATATCAATAGCATCCTCAACTGCATCTGATCTTCAG GTATACTTTAACAATCCAAATTTACAGTTGCCTCATTTTGAAACACACCAAATTGGGAAAGACAATTCAATAGCTCGACATGGGAGTCATGGACTTTACCAAATTTTCAATGTACAAGTAGATTACTCTTGGTTAAGTCCAGGAAACAATACAATATTTCTAAAACAAAGGATCCATACAAGCCCATTTAATGGTATATTGTATGATTATATAAGATTAGAGCAGCCGACAACATAA